The genomic interval CCATAGTCTGGGTGAAGCTGATGAATGACTGGATGAGAATACGTTTTTTTTCGGCGTCGGTTTTGGAATGGCCGAATACGGTGTTGAGGTTGGCCAGACCGATGGTCCGCTCTTTTTTTGCAACATAGTAGGTCAGGGTTCCGGTGATGCGGTAAATCTGTACGATGCATTTTCGGGGGAAAAGGGGGATCAACAGGGCCCCTGTCCGGAAGGCAAGAGTTTCCAGAGGTCTTCGGATTCGGCGTCGGATTTTTCTGCGGATCGTTTTTAGTGAGCTCATTTCGGGAGTTGTCAGGAATGGGTCATTCTGTTTTCAATACATATCTAAAGCGAACTGAATTGGTCTTATTATTTTGTGGTGAAATATTACCGGAAGACTATGCTCCGATGCAATCAGGGAGAATTAAAATGAAAAAGATTCAGTTACTGTTTGTGTATGTTTTTGGTTTTCTTCTGGCAGCTCCTGTTGTTGCCGCTTCTATCGAGTATTCCGTGGATGATGTGGTTTTCGAGGGATATATGGATCGGGCCGGTCCGGATGCGCCGCTGGTGGTGATTGTTCATGACTGGGATGGATTGACGGAATATGAAATTAAACGCGCAGGTATGCTCCGGAAACTGGGCTATTCTGTGTTTGCGGTCGATCTCTATGGAAAAGGGGTGCGTCCAACTGAGATTGCGGACCGTAAAAAATGTATGGCGATTCTTACGGATGACCGCCCGAAAATGCGTTCGTATATGAAGGGGGCGCTGGAATTTGCGGAGGCGCAGGGGCTGAATACGGATAACTGTGTGGTGATGGGTTACTGTTTCGGCGGTACCGCTGTGCTGGAGTTTGCCCGGTCGGGCGCGGATGTGAAGGGGTTTGTGACGTTTCATGGTGGGCTGGGTCTGCC from Verrucomicrobia bacterium S94 carries:
- a CDS encoding dienelactone hydrolase family protein, translated to MKKIQLLFVYVFGFLLAAPVVAASIEYSVDDVVFEGYMDRAGPDAPLVVIVHDWDGLTEYEIKRAGMLRKLGYSVFAVDLYGKGVRPTEIADRKKCMAILTDDRPKMRSYMKGALEFAEAQGLNTDNCVVMGYCFGGTAVLEFARSGADVKGFVTFHGGLGLPEGQDYSRATGEYQIHHSITDGMPPFAALAEALEKQGLSAQLISYTGAPHGWTVFGGSRYREKPDRESWAHFLRFLEDVLK